A region from the Corylus avellana chromosome ca7, CavTom2PMs-1.0 genome encodes:
- the LOC132188702 gene encoding agamous-like MADS-box protein AGL80: protein MTRKKVKLAYITNDSARKSTFKKRKRGLLKKVSELSTLCGIEACAIIYSPYDSEPQVWPSPLGVQRVLARFKEMPELEQSKKMVNQESFLRQRIAKANEQLKKQRKDNREKEMTQVMFHSLMSTATGKGLQNLSIMDLNDLGWLIDQNLKEIYIRVDKLNKEPLNPPPPPPPTDDHGLMPRTSSSVDNHVQPDHHQMNMETMHRQRWFMDLMNPQEHMGFVGDEMMLPFADYNHNALWSTAFFP, encoded by the coding sequence ATGACTAGAAAGAAGGTGAAGCTTGCGTACATCACTAATGATTCTGcaagaaaatcaacatttaagaAAAGGAAGAGGGGCCTGTTGAAAAAGGTGAGTGAGCTTAGCACTCTATGTGGGATTGAAGCTTGTGCTATTATTTATAGCCCTTATGATTCTGAGCCCCAAGTTTGGCCTTCTCCTTTGGGCGTACAACGTGTGCTTGCGCGGTTCAAGGAGATGCCTGAATTGGAGCAGAGCAAGAAGATGGTGAACCAAGAGAGTTTCCTGCGGCAAAGGATTGCCAAAGCCAACGAGCAGCTCAAGAAACAGCGAAAGGACAACCGGGAGAAGGAGATGACACAAGTCATGTTCCACAGCCTCATGAGTACTGCGACTGGAAAAGGGCTGCAGAATTTGAGCATCATGGATTTGAATGATCTCGGGTGGTTGATCGACCAAAACTTGAAGGAAATTTACATCAGGGTTGACAAACTCAACAAAGAGCCTCTAaacccaccaccaccaccaccaccaactgATGATCATGGATTAATGCCGAGGACTAGTAGTAGTGTAGACAATCATGTGCAACCTGATCATCATCAGATGAATATGGAAACCATGCACAGGCAGCGTTGGTTCATGGATTTGATGAACCCACAAGAGCACATGGGATTTGTTGGGGATGAGATGATGCTGCCTTTTGCAGATTACAACCACAATGCTCTTTGGTCCACTGCCTTCTTTCCTTGA